In Spartobacteria bacterium, the DNA window AAGCTGAAAACGGGGCCTTGGGTCTGCAAAAAGCGCAGACAAAACAATTTGATTGCATTATATCCGACTGGAACATGCCTGAAATGACAGGCGTAGAAATGGTTAGAGAATTGCGCAAACTGCCAAACTACGCAAAAACGCCCATTATGATGGTGACTACCGAGGGGGGTAAAGATGCTGTTGTCGAAGCTCTGACCGCTGGCGTGTCGTCCTTTATCGTAAAGCCGTTTACAGCAGATGTTCTGCGTAAAAAAATGGATTCTCTCTGGGGAGATTAAACCGTGCGCAACCGATCTATAGAAACGGACACTAATAAAGTCTACCGTAAAAAATATTTTATGGATATAGACAAGGTTGTGTTCGCAGAAGAAACGGTTAGTGATGAGATTACAGATAACATAGTTAATCTGATCGATGCCGGAAGTGTCGCTATGAGCGACAAACCGGTTCATATCACACACGGAACGGATGATGAAACCGCGACGATTACTGTCGATGCCATC includes these proteins:
- a CDS encoding response regulator, which encodes MSDHSGALILVVDDSSTMRRIMKMTLKKCGFENTEEAENGALGLQKAQTKQFDCIISDWNMPEMTGVEMVRELRKLPNYAKTPIMMVTTEGGKDAVVEALTAGVSSFIVKPFTADVLRKKMDSLWGD